Sequence from the Streptomyces sp. R33 genome:
CCCGCGCACCGGCTCGTCCTTGGTGCGGTCCCGCACGATGAACGACATCTCCACCGCCTGCTGGTGGTGCACCGCCATGTCCCGCGCGAAGCCCGCGTCCGGCGAGTGGAGGCCCGGAGCGCGGCCCGACGGGCCGGAGCCGTCGCCGTCGCCGTCGCTCGCGGCGGTGACCGTGGCCGCCCCCGCGAACAGCAGCGCGAGCAGGACGGCGGTCCCGGCCGCCCAGTACGTACGGGTCACTTCTCGGCCAGCCCGCTCGTGCAGGCCGCGCCCGGCTCGGGGGTCTGCGGGCCCTGCACGTACTTGGTGAAGAACTGCGCGACGCGGGGGTCGTCCGCCTTGTCCACCGTCAGCTGCTTGCCCCAGGCGCTCAGCATGATCGTGCCGGCCTGCTCCTTGACCGGGCTCATCAGCGTGTACGGGGTCTTGGCCACCGTCCCGGCCAGGCTGTCGACGTCGCCCTTGGCGGCCTTCTCGTTGTACGTCACCCAGACCGCGCCGTGCTCCAGCGAGTGGACGGCGTTGACCTCGGGGACCGGGTTCTTGTAGACGTCGCCGTTGCAGTTCATCCAGCGGGGGCTGTGGTCGCCGCCGACCGGCGGGTTCATCGGGTACTTCACCGGGGTCTCGACGTGGTTGCGGCCCAGCGCCTTCGCGTCCCAGGTCTGCTCGCCGTTCACCGGGGCCTTGAGGGCCGCCACCTTGGCGTCCTCCTTCTGCTGCTTGTCGATCAGCACCCAGGCGCCGAAGCCGATGAGCCCGGCGGCGACGGCCACCGAGACCGTGATCGCGATGGCCGCGTTGCGCCGGTCGCGGGCCCGCTCGGCGCGGCGCATCTCGGCTATGCGGGCCTGGGGGGAGTTGCTGTCGTACGGGGTCCTGCTGGCCATGTGCCCTGAATCCTTCTGCTGAGGGGGGTGGAGGGATGGATCCGGTGGAGCGCGGTACGGCGCCCGGACCGGTCAGGTCCGCAGCACTTGGAGGGCGTGGAGGTCGGGGGCCCGGGCGAGCGTCCCGTGCGGCCGGGCCGGCCCGCCGCCGGCGGCGCGCCCGACGGGATCCGGGGCGGCGCCCGCCACGGTCACGGCGGGCGGCGGGGCGGGCAGTACGCCGGGGGCCACGTGCGAGAACGGGGAGCAGCCGGGCCGCTCGTCGGGGGACGCGCAGACGGCGCGCGTGCCGTGCCCGCCGCCGGGCCCGCGTACGGCCGACACGCCGGTCGGGGCGGTCGCGGAGGTCGCGCCGGACAGGGCGGTGACGGCGTGCGGCTCGCCCGGCCGTACGCACAGGAACAGCGCTCCGAGCAGCACGCAGAGGGCCACCGCGATGACGGCACGCCGAGGCGTCCGACGCCCTGCGCGCCCGCGCCGCATGTGCTCCCAGCCCCCCATGGCCGCAGATGGTAATGCTCATGACGGGCCCGAGGTCAGTGCGGGGGTGCCACGAGGTTTCAGAGGTGCGTAATGTGGCGGAAACCGCGGCTGGCGATACTGGGCCCGCCCGACTGTGCCCCCGCCCTCGGGGGAGGTGGTGCACAGGCCGTCTGAACTGCGAGGATGAAGGCATGGACAAGCAGCAGGAATTCGTCCTCCGGACGCTCGAGGAGCGCGACATCCGGTTCGTGCGCCTGTGGTTCACCGACGTACTGGGCTTCCTGAAGTCCGTCGCGGTCGCCCCCGCCGAGCTGGAGCAGGCCTTCGACGAGGGCATCGGCTTCGACGGATCGGCCATCGAGGGCTTCGCGCGGGTCTACGAATCCGACATGATCGCCAAGCCGGACCCCAGCACGTTCCAGATACTGCCGTGGCGCGCCGAGGCCCCCGGGACCGCCCGGATGTTCTGCGACATCCTGATGCCGGACGGATCGCCGTCCTTCGCGGACCCGCGGTACGTCCTCAAGCGCATCCTGAACAAGACCTCCGACCTGGGCTTCACCTTCTACACCCACCCCGAGATCGAGTTCTTCCTGCTGAAGGACAAGCCGCTGGACGGGACCCGCCCGGTGCCGGCGGACAACTCCGGCTATTTCGACCACACTCCGCAGAACGTCGGCATGGACTTCCGCCGCCAGGCGATCACCATGCTCGAATCCATGGGCATCTCGGTCGAGTTCAGCCACCACGAGGGCGCCCCCGGCCAGCAGGAGATCGACCTCCGCTACGCGGACGCGCTCTCCACGGCGGACAACATCATGACCTTCCGCCTCGTCATGAAGCAGGTCGCGCTCGAGCAGGGCGTCCAGGCCACCTTCATGCCGAAACCGTTCTCCGAGTACCCCGGCTCGGGCATGCACACGCACCTCTCCCTCTTCGAGGGGGACCGCAACGCCTTCTACGAGTCGGGCGCCGAGTACCAGCTCTCCAAGGTGGGCCGCTCCTTCATCGCGGGCCTCCTGAAGCACGCGGCGGAAACGGCCGCGGTCACCAACCAGTGGGTCAACTCGTACAAGCGCATCTGGGGCGGCTCCTCCCGCACGGCCGGCTCCGGCGGCGAGGCCCCCTCGTACATCTGCTGGGGCCACAACAACCGCTCGGCCCTGATCCGCGTCCCGATGTACAAGCCGGGCAAGACGGGCTCCTCGCGGGTCGAGGTCCGCTCGATCGACTCGGGCGCGAACCCGTACCTCACCTACGCGGTCCTCCTCGCGGCGGGCCTCAAGGGCATCGAGGAGGGCTACGAACTCCCGGCGGGCGCCGACGACGACGTCTGGGCCCTCTCCGACGCGGAACGCCGCGCGATGGGCATCGAACCCCTCCCGCAGAACCTCGGCGAGGCCATCTCCCTGATGGAACGCAGCGAACTGGTCGCCGAAACCCTCGGCGAGCACGTCTTCGACTTCTTCCTGCGCAACAAGAAGCAGGAGTGGGAGGAATACCGCTCCGAGGTCACCGCCTTCGAACTCCGCAAGAACCTCCCGGTCCTCTAACCGGAGTTCAGAGCCTTTTCGAGGTGTGCAGGACACTCCGGGCCGGTGGTCATCGACCACCGGCCCGGAGTCGTTTCATTTCCACAGACGCGCTCTGCAGTCCGCGGGCGTACCCGGGGGGTCGCTGGCACCGGGGCCCGGACCGACGGGCGCGCTCCTGTCTGCGCCCCGCTCCAGCCGGGCCGCCATCCGCACGCCGGACGGCTCGGGTAGATGCGTCGTTCGTACGGTGGCGCGCTCCACCTGGACGCCAGGACCCGCGCCCGCTCCACATACGTGTGGGTCGACGGCACACGGGATGAGAGATGCGGAGGGGGGCGGGTTACGGGGTTGGCATCCCGCAAGGAGGAGATTCTTGCGGGCAACCCGCGGCGCTACGTAGTGATTTA
This genomic interval carries:
- a CDS encoding DUF3105 domain-containing protein, giving the protein MASRTPYDSNSPQARIAEMRRAERARDRRNAAIAITVSVAVAAGLIGFGAWVLIDKQQKEDAKVAALKAPVNGEQTWDAKALGRNHVETPVKYPMNPPVGGDHSPRWMNCNGDVYKNPVPEVNAVHSLEHGAVWVTYNEKAAKGDVDSLAGTVAKTPYTLMSPVKEQAGTIMLSAWGKQLTVDKADDPRVAQFFTKYVQGPQTPEPGAACTSGLAEK
- a CDS encoding glutamine synthetase family protein, with product MDKQQEFVLRTLEERDIRFVRLWFTDVLGFLKSVAVAPAELEQAFDEGIGFDGSAIEGFARVYESDMIAKPDPSTFQILPWRAEAPGTARMFCDILMPDGSPSFADPRYVLKRILNKTSDLGFTFYTHPEIEFFLLKDKPLDGTRPVPADNSGYFDHTPQNVGMDFRRQAITMLESMGISVEFSHHEGAPGQQEIDLRYADALSTADNIMTFRLVMKQVALEQGVQATFMPKPFSEYPGSGMHTHLSLFEGDRNAFYESGAEYQLSKVGRSFIAGLLKHAAETAAVTNQWVNSYKRIWGGSSRTAGSGGEAPSYICWGHNNRSALIRVPMYKPGKTGSSRVEVRSIDSGANPYLTYAVLLAAGLKGIEEGYELPAGADDDVWALSDAERRAMGIEPLPQNLGEAISLMERSELVAETLGEHVFDFFLRNKKQEWEEYRSEVTAFELRKNLPVL